One window from the genome of Sulfurospirillum tamanense encodes:
- a CDS encoding type II toxin-antitoxin system RelE/ParE family toxin, translated as MGKNMQIDRSEEYFFELQAIMEYIAQDSFKRALVLRSEFDEKIENLPFMPLKNRQSVYFSDLSVRDLIHKGYVIPYKIDNKNSIITVLGIYKYKNSIK; from the coding sequence TTGGGCAAAAATATGCAAATTGACAGAAGTGAAGAATATTTTTTTGAACTTCAGGCAATTATGGAGTATATCGCCCAAGATAGTTTTAAAAGGGCGCTTGTTTTGCGAAGTGAATTTGATGAAAAAATAGAAAATCTTCCTTTTATGCCTCTGAAAAATAGGCAGTCTGTCTATTTTAGTGATCTTTCTGTGCGAGATTTGATTCACAAAGGCTATGTGATACCTTATAAAATAGACAATAAAAATAGCATCATCACTGTTCTTGGTATTTATAAATACAAAAACAGTATAAAATAA
- the hisA gene encoding 1-(5-phosphoribosyl)-5-[(5-phosphoribosylamino)methylideneamino]imidazole-4-carboxamide isomerase: MEILPAIDLKDGQAVRLTKGLMESAKIYSDAPWELARAFEEMGSAWVHLVDLNGAFAGEPKNLEQIKQIRKHCNLKLELGGGIRDLDTVKRYVDLGIERIILGSIALKKPAFVEEASKVATVAVGIDAIDGFVAVEGWAEKSTMLATDLARRFANVGVEAIICTDVGRDGTLGGVNVPFTLEIARASGVDTIASGGVKDMGDIEALLKSNEVAGVIVGKAFYEGTLDLRKAFEYVRAQNPKVSSK; the protein is encoded by the coding sequence ATGGAGATTTTACCGGCGATTGATTTAAAAGACGGCCAAGCGGTGCGTTTAACGAAAGGTTTAATGGAGAGCGCGAAGATTTATTCAGATGCGCCTTGGGAGTTGGCGCGTGCTTTTGAGGAGATGGGCTCGGCGTGGGTGCATTTAGTGGATTTAAATGGCGCTTTTGCGGGTGAGCCAAAAAACCTAGAGCAGATTAAGCAGATTCGCAAACATTGTAATCTCAAGCTTGAACTTGGCGGCGGCATTAGAGACCTAGATACCGTAAAGCGCTATGTGGACCTTGGCATTGAGCGGATAATTTTAGGCTCCATTGCACTCAAAAAACCTGCCTTTGTGGAAGAGGCATCTAAGGTTGCCACTGTCGCAGTAGGAATTGATGCCATTGATGGATTTGTGGCCGTGGAAGGATGGGCAGAAAAGTCCACCATGCTTGCTACGGACTTAGCACGTCGGTTTGCCAATGTAGGTGTTGAAGCCATTATTTGCACAGACGTGGGAAGGGACGGAACGCTTGGCGGTGTAAATGTGCCTTTTACATTAGAAATAGCTAGAGCCAGTGGTGTCGACACTATCGCCAGTGGTGGTGTGAAGGACATGGGGGATATTGAAGCGCTTTTGAAAAGCAATGAGGTTGCCGGAGTGATTGTTGGAAAAGCGTTTTACGAGGGGACGTTGGATTTGCGCAAGGCGTTTGAATACGTTAGGGCCCAAAACCCTAAAGTAAGTTCAAAGTAA
- the hisH gene encoding imidazole glycerol phosphate synthase subunit HisH yields MIGIIDYNMGNLQSVMNAFEKLGVKATLISDPACVKDYDKVILPGVGAFKDAMEHLEHAGMDEAVKAFAASGKPLLGICLGMQLLFENSTEFGETKGLGLIPGKVEKFNVNHFSAPLKVPHMGWNALHVKAACPLFEGLGERMYLYFVHSFHAVCEAQYVVGATRYGYDFPSAVQKENVFGFQPHPEKSHENGLKILKNFVEL; encoded by the coding sequence ATGATAGGCATCATAGATTACAACATGGGCAACCTTCAAAGTGTGATGAATGCCTTTGAAAAATTGGGTGTCAAGGCAACCCTTATAAGTGACCCTGCTTGTGTCAAAGACTATGACAAGGTCATTTTGCCAGGTGTGGGGGCGTTTAAAGATGCCATGGAGCACCTTGAACATGCAGGCATGGATGAAGCCGTAAAAGCGTTTGCGGCTTCTGGCAAGCCACTGCTTGGCATCTGTCTTGGGATGCAACTTTTGTTCGAAAATAGCACCGAATTTGGGGAAACCAAAGGACTAGGACTCATTCCTGGCAAGGTTGAAAAATTTAATGTTAATCATTTTTCTGCACCCCTAAAAGTTCCTCACATGGGGTGGAACGCCTTACATGTAAAAGCAGCCTGTCCCCTTTTTGAGGGACTTGGAGAGCGGATGTATCTGTACTTTGTGCACAGTTTTCATGCGGTGTGTGAGGCGCAGTATGTGGTAGGGGCCACGCGCTACGGGTATGATTTTCCCAGTGCTGTGCAAAAAGAAAACGTCTTTGGTTTTCAGCCCCACCCTGAAAAATCCCACGAAAACGGGCTAAAGATTTTAAAAAACTTTGTGGAGTTGTGA